A genomic window from Candidatus Thiocaldithrix dubininis includes:
- the recA gene encoding recombinase RecA, with amino-acid sequence MDENKKKALAAALGQIERQFGKGTVMRMGDAPAARDIDAISTGSLGLDIALGIGGLPKGRVIEIYGPESSGKTTLTLQVIAQCQKMGGTAAFVDAEHALDPIYAQKLGVNVDDLLVSQPDNGEQALEITDMLVRSNAVDIVVVDSVAALTPKAEIEGDMGDSHMGLQARLMSQALRKLTGNIKRSNTLVIFINQIRMKIGVMFGNPETTTGGNALKFYASVRLDIRRIGSIKKGDEIIGSETRVKVVKNKVSPPFKEAEFEILYGEGISLMGELVDLGVKQGLINKAGAWYSYKGDKIGQGKENARQYLKDHPDAAKEIEQAIRAATLNAPAIAAATAAAASAAAQDELDDDSDLLESDND; translated from the coding sequence ATGGATGAGAACAAAAAGAAAGCCCTTGCTGCTGCCTTAGGTCAAATCGAGCGCCAGTTCGGTAAAGGTACGGTTATGCGCATGGGTGACGCACCTGCAGCACGCGATATTGATGCCATTTCCACCGGTTCTCTAGGCTTAGATATTGCACTAGGCATTGGCGGGTTACCGAAAGGTCGGGTGATTGAAATTTATGGTCCTGAATCCTCCGGTAAAACAACCTTAACCCTGCAAGTGATTGCGCAATGCCAAAAAATGGGCGGTACAGCGGCGTTTGTGGATGCGGAGCACGCGCTTGACCCGATTTACGCACAGAAATTAGGCGTTAATGTTGACGATTTATTAGTATCTCAGCCGGATAATGGTGAGCAAGCGTTAGAAATTACCGATATGTTGGTACGTTCTAATGCGGTGGATATTGTGGTAGTGGACTCGGTTGCTGCTTTAACGCCTAAAGCAGAAATTGAAGGCGACATGGGCGATTCACACATGGGCTTACAAGCTCGCTTAATGTCACAAGCGTTGCGTAAATTAACAGGCAATATTAAACGTTCTAATACCTTGGTTATTTTTATTAACCAAATTCGTATGAAAATTGGTGTGATGTTTGGTAATCCCGAAACCACGACAGGTGGTAATGCGCTGAAATTCTATGCGTCGGTGCGTTTGGATATTCGCCGCATCGGTTCAATTAAAAAAGGTGATGAAATTATCGGTTCTGAAACCCGCGTGAAAGTGGTAAAGAACAAAGTTTCGCCGCCGTTTAAAGAAGCCGAATTTGAGATTCTCTACGGCGAAGGTATTTCGCTAATGGGTGAATTGGTAGACTTAGGCGTGAAACAGGGTCTTATCAATAAAGCCGGTGCTTGGTATAGCTATAAAGGCGATAAAATCGGGCAAGGTAAAGAAAATGCGCGCCAATATCTAAAAGATCACCCAGACGCGGCTAAAGAAATTGAGCAAGCGATTCGCGCCGCGACCTTAAATGCGCCTGCGATTGCCGCCGCGACGGCCGCCGCTGCTTCTGCCGCTGCACAAGATGAATTAGATGATGACAGTGATTTATTAGAGTCTGATAACGATTGA
- a CDS encoding regulatory protein RecX — MSHSLLRECEGAALRILALRDHSSHELAQKLRQRFECDTESLALLFERLQALGYLDDLRFAQAFIRASIARGRGLQRIKHDLQTKGVEQALIEQALTEADIDWLQLASAQRIKKFGKLLPTDFKERARQSRFLAGRGFSTDTIRAVFQYHPDDDWVG, encoded by the coding sequence TTGAGTCATTCCCTGCTACGTGAATGCGAAGGAGCGGCGCTCCGCATACTCGCTTTACGTGACCATTCTTCCCATGAGTTGGCGCAGAAGTTGCGCCAACGCTTCGAGTGTGATACTGAAAGCCTCGCGCTATTATTCGAGCGTTTACAAGCCCTCGGTTATCTGGATGATCTGCGTTTTGCCCAAGCGTTTATACGTGCTTCAATAGCACGGGGACGCGGCTTACAGCGGATTAAACACGATTTACAAACCAAAGGCGTTGAACAAGCCTTGATTGAACAAGCCCTTACAGAAGCGGATATTGATTGGTTGCAACTGGCAAGTGCACAACGTATAAAAAAATTTGGTAAATTATTGCCAACTGATTTTAAAGAACGTGCACGCCAAAGTCGTTTTCTCGCGGGGCGTGGTTTTTCAACGGATACCATTAGAGCAGTATTCCAATATCACCCGGATGACGACTGGGTTGGGTAG
- the alaS gene encoding alanine--tRNA ligase, with amino-acid sequence MKSAELRQKFLDFFASKGHEIVPSSSLVPGNDPTLLFTNAGMVQFKDVFLGMDQRPYARATTSQRCVRAGGKHNDLENVGYTARHHTFFEMLGNFSFGDYFKRDAIHYAWEFLTETLKLPKAKLWVTVYAEDDEAYDIWTQQIGVPLDRITRIGDNKGARYASDNFWQMGDTGPCGPCTEIFYDHGEHIWGGPPGTPEENGDRYIEIWNLVFMQYERTKDGEMRPLPKPSVDTGMGMERLAAVMQGVHSNYEIDLFQSLLKSAAALAKDAELDNPSLKVIADHIRSCSFLVVDGVLPSNEGRGYVLRRIIRRAIRHGYKLGMQAPFFYKLVQPLVDEMGAAYPELARAQSQVEQVLEKEERRFGETLEQGMKILEDAISHLSSDTIDGETVFKLYDTYGFPVDLTADIARERHLKLDDAGFEAAMEEQRRKSRDAGKFGADYGDKLNVSGATEFHGYEHLVEDSSISALFNGSEAVSSLQAGDEGRVILTHTPFYAESGGQIGDTGLLREGNNIFRVLDTRKQGNTFIHIGKVESGVFKVGQSIAAEVDAVRRQAIILNHSATHLMHAALRQVLGTHVEQKGSLVTPERLRFDFSQPDPVTAEQIAQVEAIVNREIRQNAATDARIMSMEDAKQAGAMALFGEKYGDEVRVLKIGFSTELCGGCHVNRTGDIGLFKIVSEGGVAAGIRRIEAVTGENALSWLNETTGRLDAVARALKANSAEVGDKLDALLQRNRSLEKELEQLKGKMASQAGSNLADQAVEIGGIKVLTANLEGADPKSLRDTVDQLKNKLGKAVVILAATEDGKVSLVAGVTKDETAKVKAGELMNFVAAQLGGKGGGRPDMAQGGGTDVNALPSALNSVKDWIAQRV; translated from the coding sequence ATGAAAAGTGCTGAATTAAGACAAAAATTTTTAGATTTCTTTGCCAGTAAAGGGCATGAAATTGTGCCTTCCAGTTCGCTCGTACCGGGCAACGATCCGACTTTGCTGTTTACCAATGCAGGTATGGTGCAGTTTAAGGATGTATTTTTGGGGATGGATCAACGCCCTTATGCGCGTGCCACAACTTCACAACGTTGTGTACGGGCAGGCGGTAAACATAACGATTTAGAAAATGTTGGTTATACCGCCCGTCACCATACGTTCTTTGAAATGTTGGGTAACTTTAGTTTTGGCGATTATTTCAAACGCGATGCGATCCATTACGCTTGGGAATTTTTAACCGAAACGTTAAAACTGCCTAAAGCTAAGTTATGGGTGACCGTTTATGCTGAAGACGATGAAGCCTATGACATCTGGACGCAACAAATCGGTGTTCCGCTCGACCGTATTACCCGCATTGGTGACAATAAGGGGGCGCGTTATGCCTCAGATAATTTCTGGCAAATGGGTGATACCGGTCCTTGTGGACCTTGTACGGAAATTTTCTACGATCACGGCGAGCATATTTGGGGTGGGCCACCGGGCACACCGGAAGAAAACGGTGACCGTTACATCGAAATTTGGAATCTGGTCTTCATGCAATACGAGCGTACCAAAGATGGTGAAATGCGCCCTTTACCTAAACCGTCCGTAGATACCGGTATGGGGATGGAACGCTTAGCGGCGGTCATGCAAGGCGTGCATAGCAATTATGAAATTGACTTATTCCAAAGTTTACTCAAAAGCGCGGCTGCCTTAGCCAAAGATGCGGAGTTAGATAATCCGTCCTTAAAAGTGATTGCTGACCATATCCGTTCTTGTTCCTTTTTAGTGGTGGATGGGGTGTTACCCTCGAATGAAGGGCGCGGTTATGTCTTGCGCCGTATTATTCGCCGTGCAATCCGTCATGGTTATAAGTTGGGTATGCAAGCGCCCTTTTTCTATAAATTAGTGCAGCCTTTAGTTGACGAAATGGGTGCGGCTTACCCTGAATTAGCTCGCGCACAAAGCCAAGTCGAGCAAGTCTTAGAAAAAGAAGAACGCCGCTTTGGTGAGACTTTAGAACAGGGCATGAAAATTCTTGAAGACGCCATTAGCCATCTATCAAGTGATACCATTGATGGTGAAACTGTATTCAAGTTGTACGATACCTATGGCTTCCCGGTCGATTTAACCGCTGATATTGCCCGCGAACGTCATTTGAAGCTAGATGATGCAGGCTTTGAAGCGGCTATGGAGGAACAACGTAGAAAATCGCGGGATGCAGGCAAATTTGGCGCAGATTATGGCGACAAGCTTAATGTTTCGGGCGCGACTGAATTCCACGGTTACGAGCATTTAGTGGAAGATTCCAGTATTAGCGCATTATTCAATGGCAGCGAAGCCGTTAGCAGCTTGCAAGCAGGCGACGAAGGGCGGGTAATTTTAACGCATACGCCTTTCTATGCAGAGTCCGGCGGGCAAATCGGCGATACGGGTTTATTGCGAGAAGGCAATAATATCTTCCGTGTGCTGGATACCCGTAAGCAAGGTAATACCTTCATTCATATCGGTAAAGTGGAATCAGGTGTATTTAAGGTTGGTCAGTCAATTGCAGCTGAAGTCGATGCTGTACGCCGTCAAGCCATAATTCTGAATCACTCCGCCACGCACTTAATGCACGCTGCTTTACGCCAAGTGTTAGGCACGCATGTTGAGCAAAAAGGCTCATTGGTTACGCCAGAGCGTTTACGTTTTGACTTCTCTCAACCAGACCCAGTAACAGCGGAGCAAATTGCACAAGTAGAAGCAATTGTTAACCGTGAAATCCGGCAAAATGCTGCGACCGATGCGCGGATTATGTCAATGGAGGATGCGAAGCAAGCCGGTGCAATGGCGTTATTTGGTGAAAAATACGGCGATGAAGTACGGGTATTAAAAATCGGCTTTTCTACGGAGCTATGCGGTGGCTGTCACGTCAATCGCACCGGTGATATTGGCTTATTCAAAATTGTAAGTGAAGGCGGGGTTGCTGCTGGTATTCGCCGGATTGAAGCAGTGACGGGTGAGAATGCGTTAAGCTGGTTAAACGAAACCACAGGGCGGTTAGATGCCGTGGCGCGCGCCTTAAAAGCCAATAGTGCAGAAGTTGGCGATAAGCTGGATGCTTTATTGCAACGGAATCGCAGCCTAGAAAAAGAGTTAGAACAGTTAAAAGGCAAAATGGCTTCACAAGCTGGTTCTAATTTAGCCGATCAAGCTGTAGAAATCGGCGGCATTAAAGTATTAACGGCTAATTTAGAAGGCGCTGATCCCAAATCCTTACGTGATACGGTCGACCAATTGAAAAATAAATTGGGCAAGGCGGTGGTAATCCTAGCCGCGACTGAAGACGGTAAAGTGAGTTTGGTAGCGGGCGTTACTAAAGACGAAACGGCTAAAGTTAAAGCAGGCGAGTTAATGAATTTCGTGGCAGCGCAATTGGGCGGTAAAGGCGGCGGTCGCCCCGATATGGCACAGGGCGGCGGTACGGACGTGAATGCATTACCTAGCGCCTTAAATTCTGTTAAAGACTGGATTGCGCAACGCGTATAA
- a CDS encoding aspartate kinase has translation MALIVQKYGGTSVGTPERIAAVADRVIRWKQQGNDVIVVVSAMSGETNKLVALINAIDPQGSEREKDTILATGEQVTIGLLALALEKKGQPARSYTGAQVKISTDNAHTKARIMDIDAAPIRKDLAEGKVVVVAGFQGVAEDGSITTLGRGGSDTTGVALAVALKADECQIYTDVDGVYTTDPRIEPRARHIPRLTLEEMLEMASQGSKVLQIRSVEFAYKYDMPIRVLSSFDDTDGNAKSTLVTREEEVMEQVSVRGIAFNRDEAQLTVLGVADRPGIAYQILGPISDANIEVDMIVQNMGSDGTTDFTFTVHKNDFVKAQQILNKVAQELGAKQCTGNEHIAKVSIVGAGMRSHAGVASKMFKALAAEGINIRMISTSEIKVAVVIDEKYLELAVRVLHETFDLA, from the coding sequence ATGGCACTGATCGTACAAAAATACGGCGGTACATCGGTTGGTACGCCCGAACGCATCGCGGCGGTGGCTGATCGTGTGATTCGCTGGAAACAACAGGGCAATGATGTCATCGTGGTGGTTTCTGCGATGTCCGGCGAAACCAATAAATTAGTTGCTTTAATCAATGCGATTGATCCACAGGGATCTGAGCGCGAAAAAGACACCATTTTAGCGACGGGTGAGCAAGTTACGATTGGCTTATTAGCGTTAGCTTTAGAAAAGAAAGGTCAACCCGCTCGTTCTTATACGGGTGCTCAAGTTAAAATTTCAACTGATAATGCGCATACCAAGGCTCGCATTATGGATATTGATGCAGCGCCCATTCGCAAGGATTTAGCGGAAGGCAAAGTGGTCGTAGTTGCAGGTTTCCAAGGTGTGGCTGAAGACGGCAGCATTACGACGTTAGGGCGTGGCGGTTCTGATACGACGGGTGTAGCGTTGGCGGTAGCGCTAAAAGCGGATGAATGCCAAATCTATACCGATGTGGATGGCGTTTATACCACTGACCCACGCATTGAACCGAGAGCACGGCATATTCCACGTTTAACGTTAGAAGAAATGTTGGAAATGGCTAGCCAAGGTTCAAAAGTCTTGCAAATTCGTTCGGTTGAATTTGCGTATAAATACGATATGCCGATTCGAGTGTTATCCAGTTTTGACGATACCGATGGCAATGCAAAAAGTACCTTAGTGACTCGTGAGGAAGAAGTAATGGAACAAGTATCGGTGCGTGGTATTGCCTTTAACCGCGACGAAGCTCAGTTAACTGTATTAGGGGTAGCAGATCGTCCGGGTATTGCATATCAGATTTTAGGCCCCATATCCGATGCTAATATCGAAGTCGATATGATCGTACAAAATATGGGTTCAGACGGTACCACCGACTTTACCTTTACAGTACATAAAAACGATTTCGTAAAAGCGCAGCAAATTTTAAATAAAGTTGCGCAAGAGTTGGGTGCAAAACAGTGTACAGGTAATGAACACATTGCTAAGGTGTCGATTGTGGGTGCAGGGATGCGTTCACATGCTGGCGTGGCAAGCAAAATGTTCAAGGCATTAGCCGCTGAAGGAATTAATATTCGTATGATTTCGACCTCCGAAATCAAAGTAGCGGTGGTAATTGATGAAAAATATTTAGAGCTAGCGGTACGTGTTTTACATGAGACCTTTGATTTAGCTTAA
- the csrA gene encoding carbon storage regulator CsrA, with protein MLILTRRVGETLMIGDEVSVTVLGVKGNQVRLGINAPKNVAVHREEIFERIRHEHTEPNESTVNSEENNN; from the coding sequence ATGTTAATTTTGACGCGCAGGGTCGGGGAAACCCTCATGATCGGGGATGAGGTCAGTGTGACAGTGTTGGGCGTGAAGGGAAACCAAGTGCGTCTAGGCATTAATGCGCCTAAAAATGTTGCTGTACATCGTGAAGAAATTTTCGAGCGCATTCGGCATGAACACACAGAACCGAATGAATCTACGGTAAATAGCGAAGAAAATAATAATTAA
- a CDS encoding SDR family NAD(P)-dependent oxidoreductase — MQDSLLAYVPSPNAFQDQVFLITGAGAGLGRAIAIASARFGATVVLLDKEVRRLEEVYDEIMTAGYAEPAIYPLDLQGATAKDYADLAQNIQQQLGRLDGIVLNAAWLAAFTPMAYYETEMWSKMIMVNLHANVMLTQACLHLLQASPNASMTLVDHLSNKAYFGAFGVAKAGMRAYCDIMAAEHDNLQKFIRINTVEPGAMRTSFRTLHYPGENPNETARPEALVGPFLYFLSADAGKRTGEHIVIASQAADAVWAGDIHGA, encoded by the coding sequence ATGCAGGATTCATTACTGGCTTATGTCCCTTCACCTAATGCATTTCAAGATCAAGTTTTTCTCATCACTGGCGCAGGTGCAGGCTTAGGCCGAGCAATTGCCATCGCCAGTGCGCGTTTTGGGGCGACTGTAGTTTTGTTAGATAAAGAAGTGCGTCGCTTAGAAGAAGTTTACGATGAAATTATGACAGCGGGTTATGCTGAGCCTGCTATTTATCCCTTAGATTTACAGGGTGCAACAGCCAAGGATTATGCTGACTTAGCGCAAAACATCCAGCAACAATTAGGGCGTTTGGATGGCATTGTATTAAATGCAGCTTGGTTAGCCGCTTTTACACCTATGGCATACTATGAAACCGAAATGTGGTCGAAAATGATCATGGTTAATTTGCATGCGAATGTTATGTTAACTCAAGCCTGTTTACACTTATTGCAAGCCTCGCCCAATGCGTCTATGACCTTAGTCGATCATTTATCGAATAAAGCGTACTTTGGTGCGTTTGGCGTGGCCAAAGCGGGTATGCGGGCGTATTGCGACATCATGGCGGCGGAGCACGATAATTTACAGAAGTTTATTCGGATTAATACCGTTGAACCGGGTGCAATGCGTACTAGCTTCCGTACTTTGCATTATCCGGGTGAAAACCCCAATGAAACCGCACGCCCTGAAGCATTAGTAGGACCTTTCTTATATTTCTTAAGCGCAGATGCTGGTAAACGTACCGGCGAGCATATTGTGATTGCTTCGCAAGCGGCTGATGCGGTATGGGCGGGCGATATACATGGCGCGTGA
- the cmoA gene encoding carboxy-S-adenosyl-L-methionine synthase CmoA yields MARDQVYALPQTQLVDFAFTPAVADVFPDMIRRSVPGYEQIISLLGVIAQQYAQPDSHIYDLGCSLGAATLSMASQVRQTNVHYVCVDNSPAMTSRCQQILQRHLSKERFTLLCEDIQAIAIENASVVVLNFTLQFLKLDERLALLQKIWQGLKPNGVLILSEKVQFADEVEQAILMDLHLAFKRANGYSELEISQKRSALENVLIPDTLEAHQARLQQAGFARSLQWFQGMNFISLLALK; encoded by the coding sequence ATGGCGCGTGATCAGGTTTATGCCTTACCACAAACCCAATTAGTGGATTTTGCGTTTACGCCAGCAGTAGCGGATGTGTTTCCAGACATGATTCGCCGTTCTGTGCCCGGTTATGAGCAAATTATTAGCTTGCTGGGGGTTATTGCTCAACAATATGCTCAGCCTGATAGCCATATTTATGATTTGGGTTGTTCTTTAGGTGCCGCTACCTTATCCATGGCTTCGCAAGTGCGTCAAACGAATGTGCATTATGTGTGCGTAGATAACTCACCCGCTATGACGAGTCGCTGTCAGCAGATTTTACAACGGCATTTGTCTAAAGAACGTTTTACCTTGCTGTGTGAGGATATTCAGGCAATTGCTATTGAGAATGCGTCAGTGGTGGTTTTGAATTTTACATTGCAATTTTTGAAGCTAGATGAGCGTTTAGCGCTCTTGCAAAAAATTTGGCAGGGTTTAAAACCGAATGGGGTACTAATCCTATCAGAAAAGGTACAGTTTGCGGATGAGGTCGAGCAAGCCATATTAATGGATTTACATTTGGCGTTTAAACGCGCCAATGGCTATTCAGAGTTGGAAATTAGCCAAAAGCGTTCGGCGTTAGAAAATGTCTTAATTCCAGATACTTTAGAAGCTCATCAGGCACGTTTACAACAGGCAGGTTTTGCCCGTAGCTTGCAATGGTTTCAAGGGATGAATTTTATTTCGCTATTAGCGTTAAAATAA
- a CDS encoding META domain-containing protein: MFKKTLFAGAVLALTCTQAFAANGPSGEWELESLAGINSATLQQLGRPIKINFSQGRVSGSDGCNYINATYQSKDYHLKIMTHRMASTKMACTGVGNTVSNQYIKALGSVIGYQQSGQSLNLINNRGQIVASYKAPIAGALMNTNWQLMSYLDARQTARVSSINTEKMTLQFGKDGTLSGNSGCNTYSAPYRVNPKNNRIDLGSIITTQKFCAQPADLMKEEQAFLGDLQQVKSFKRSGKELELFDGKGKRLLDLRQM, from the coding sequence ATGTTTAAAAAAACCCTCTTTGCTGGTGCAGTATTAGCATTAACATGTACTCAAGCATTTGCCGCAAATGGTCCTAGTGGCGAATGGGAATTGGAGTCCCTAGCAGGCATTAATTCAGCGACCTTGCAACAATTGGGGCGACCCATAAAAATTAATTTCTCACAAGGTAGAGTAAGTGGTAGTGATGGTTGTAATTACATTAATGCCACCTATCAATCCAAAGACTACCACCTGAAAATTATGACCCATCGCATGGCTAGCACTAAGATGGCATGTACGGGTGTTGGTAATACAGTATCAAACCAATATATTAAGGCGTTAGGTAGCGTTATTGGTTATCAACAATCCGGACAATCTTTAAACCTAATTAATAATCGCGGGCAAATTGTTGCTAGTTATAAAGCGCCTATTGCGGGTGCACTTATGAATACCAATTGGCAGTTAATGAGCTATTTAGATGCGCGCCAAACCGCACGCGTTTCTAGTATTAATACTGAAAAAATGACACTGCAATTTGGCAAAGATGGCACGTTGTCCGGAAATTCAGGTTGTAATACTTATAGTGCGCCTTATCGTGTTAATCCCAAAAACAATCGGATTGACTTAGGGAGTATTATTACTACCCAAAAATTCTGTGCACAGCCTGCTGATTTAATGAAAGAAGAACAAGCTTTCTTAGGTGATTTGCAACAGGTAAAAAGCTTTAAACGCTCGGGTAAAGAACTAGAATTGTTTGACGGTAAAGGTAAGCGTTTATTAGATTTGCGCCAAATGTAA
- the cmoB gene encoding tRNA 5-methoxyuridine(34)/uridine 5-oxyacetic acid(34) synthase CmoB: MHKSLPDSLQDFLKNSRLAAWLELLPLQLAAVAEHAHGKQDEWQQALSDLPKFEQVAWELTQAQVAVRSAQPVNASQQAKLLQSVQTLIPWRKGPYNLFGLEIDTEWRSDWKWQRVAPHLSNLNGRLVLDVGCGSGYHMWRMLGEGAEAVIGLDPTLLFNLQFALFKHYAPQAPLWMLPLKSEDIPDFKQKGFDTVFSMGVLYHRRDPLGHLQELRRALRAGGELVLETLVVEGDQHTALMPEDRYAKMRNVWFIPSIEMLKLWLRRLNFQNIRVVDVNQTSIQEQRCTEWSKGESLADYLDQANSNLTIEGYPAPLRATLIANTPK, translated from the coding sequence ATGCATAAATCGCTGCCCGATTCCTTACAAGATTTCTTAAAAAATTCGCGCTTAGCCGCTTGGTTAGAATTATTGCCACTGCAATTAGCTGCTGTTGCAGAGCATGCACACGGTAAACAGGATGAATGGCAGCAAGCGTTAAGCGATTTGCCTAAGTTTGAGCAAGTGGCGTGGGAGTTAACGCAGGCACAGGTAGCTGTTCGTAGTGCTCAGCCTGTGAACGCTAGCCAACAAGCTAAGTTGCTACAGAGTGTGCAAACCCTAATTCCGTGGCGTAAAGGTCCGTATAACCTCTTTGGCTTAGAGATTGACACGGAATGGCGCTCTGACTGGAAATGGCAACGGGTCGCGCCGCATTTAAGCAATTTAAACGGACGGCTAGTGCTGGATGTGGGTTGTGGCAGTGGTTATCACATGTGGCGTATGCTCGGCGAAGGTGCAGAAGCAGTGATTGGCTTAGATCCAACTTTGTTATTTAATCTGCAATTTGCGTTGTTTAAGCATTATGCGCCGCAAGCACCACTGTGGATGCTGCCCTTAAAAAGCGAAGATATTCCGGATTTTAAGCAGAAAGGCTTTGATACCGTGTTTTCAATGGGTGTGTTATATCATCGGCGCGATCCGTTAGGGCATTTGCAGGAATTAAGACGGGCGTTGCGAGCGGGTGGCGAATTGGTATTAGAAACATTGGTGGTTGAGGGCGATCAACACACCGCTTTAATGCCGGAAGATCGTTATGCCAAAATGCGCAATGTGTGGTTTATTCCGTCTATTGAGATGTTAAAACTTTGGTTACGTCGCCTGAATTTCCAAAATATTCGGGTTGTGGATGTGAATCAAACCAGTATCCAAGAACAACGCTGCACCGAATGGAGTAAAGGCGAATCCTTAGCGGATTATTTGGATCAAGCCAATTCCAATTTGACAATAGAAGGCTACCCCGCGCCGCTGCGTGCCACGCTTATCGCTAATACACCTAAGTGA
- a CDS encoding 2OG-Fe dioxygenase family protein translates to MNTQLQYPGYLLVTGSQPHPLQQQLEQRMGQAYRRFCQSWNGLVRDPYLRDGGNYRYRRYSVLHWQNNQLTILPYEPHYQSSHYNRVHGGFNRHFRPWLSTTLHNPALTQIIRWTTQQFVKSPNELWRIQAHQFRIVARAEQKGKPTPEGVHKDGADYILIMLMNRANIRGGVSQIYDNHMQLLANGTLTKQGDLVIVNDHMVYHGVTEIEPIDVSLPAWRDVLVLTFHKQR, encoded by the coding sequence GTGAATACGCAATTACAATACCCCGGTTATTTATTGGTAACAGGGTCACAACCCCATCCGTTACAACAACAGCTTGAACAACGTATGGGGCAGGCGTATAGGCGCTTTTGTCAAAGTTGGAATGGATTGGTGCGTGATCCTTATTTACGCGATGGTGGCAATTATCGTTATCGGCGCTATTCGGTATTACATTGGCAAAACAATCAGTTAACCATCTTGCCGTATGAACCGCATTATCAAAGCAGTCATTATAATCGTGTACACGGCGGATTTAATCGGCATTTTCGCCCGTGGTTGAGTACGACCTTACATAATCCGGCCTTAACGCAAATTATTCGTTGGACAACGCAACAGTTTGTTAAAAGCCCGAATGAATTATGGCGTATTCAAGCCCATCAGTTTCGGATTGTGGCGCGTGCCGAGCAAAAAGGTAAACCCACGCCCGAGGGTGTGCATAAAGACGGGGCAGATTACATTCTGATTATGCTAATGAATCGGGCTAATATTCGCGGCGGTGTTAGTCAAATTTATGATAACCACATGCAATTATTAGCAAACGGCACGTTGACGAAGCAGGGCGATCTAGTGATTGTGAATGATCATATGGTGTATCACGGTGTGACGGAAATCGAACCGATTGATGTCAGTTTGCCCGCATGGCGTGACGTGTTGGTACTAACCTTTCATAAGCAACGTTGA